From Candidatus Neomarinimicrobiota bacterium, a single genomic window includes:
- a CDS encoding fumarate reductase iron-sulfur subunit yields the protein MARTLTFKIFRYNPTKENDEPHIDTFELEETPRLNLFTALHRIREKQAPDLMYDFVCRAGICGSCAMMINGRPTLACRTLTADLTDTIELYPLPFFKLLGDLSVDTGVWFHDMAKRLESWIHTTKEFDPTAEEERMDNDTANKIYESERCIECGCCVAACATAQVYPDFLGAAGLNRIGRFMFDPRDTRGEQEWFELVSTDIGVFGCIGMMACDDVCPKDLPLLEVFSYIRRKMNSGVKVAVDEMDLT from the coding sequence ATGGCACGTACATTGACATTTAAAATATTCAGATATAATCCCACCAAAGAGAATGATGAACCGCATATTGACACCTTTGAACTGGAGGAGACTCCTCGTTTAAATCTGTTTACTGCCCTTCATCGAATCAGAGAGAAACAAGCACCAGATCTCATGTATGATTTTGTCTGCCGAGCTGGTATTTGCGGCTCCTGTGCCATGATGATCAATGGTCGACCCACACTGGCCTGCAGAACACTTACGGCTGACCTGACAGACACCATTGAATTGTATCCCCTGCCCTTCTTTAAACTCCTCGGTGATCTTTCAGTAGATACAGGTGTCTGGTTCCATGATATGGCCAAACGTCTGGAATCCTGGATCCATACGACCAAGGAATTTGATCCCACTGCCGAAGAAGAGCGCATGGACAATGACACCGCCAATAAAATCTATGAATCTGAACGCTGTATCGAGTGTGGTTGCTGTGTGGCAGCCTGTGCTACGGCACAGGTTTATCCTGATTTTTTGGGCGCAGCTGGATTGAATCGCATTGGTCGCTTTATGTTTGATCCCAGGGATACCCGTGGAGAACAGGAATGGTTCGAATTGGTTTCAACTGATATTGGTGTGTTTGGCTGTATCGGTATGATGGCCTGTGACGATGTCTGTCCCAAGGATCTACCTCTTCTGGAGGTCTTCTCCTATATTCGTCGCAAGATGAATTCAGGAGTAAAGGTTGCTGTGGACGAAATGGATCTCACCTAA
- a CDS encoding fumarate reductase flavoprotein subunit: MRTLISDVLVIGAGLAGERAAIASAQAGLDVTMLSLVPPRRSHSSAAQGGMQASLGNSAKGKGDNPTVHWLDTVKGSDWGADQEVARIFADNAPIAMREMAHFGVPWNRVEGGPREVYIKGKKTTIVEDHDKEGLITARDFGGTAKWRTCYTADGTGHTVLYAMDNLAVQLDITIHDRMEALSLIHEDGACIGAVVRSLRDGEIINYLAKATVIATGGYGRLYGESTNAIINEGTGSAIALQTGLVPLGNMEAVQFHPTGIVPTDILVTEGCRGDGGLLLDVDEYRFMPEYEPEKQELASRDVVSRRMKQHILKGKGVQSSYGEHLWLDLRHLGEEHLTTKLREVYDICMYFIGVNPIKELIPVRPTQHYSMGGIRVNKDGMAYGMKGLFALGEVACWDMHGFNRLGGNSLAETVVAGMVVGEKIANFAKSAELNANISLGEKFAKEQTDLIEHLLTNSGEEDVYALRDEIAELLKDHVHIFRTGEGLEKAVNGLKEILGRVDNVKVKASAPGMNPALSQALRIKGMAQQAYIIAKGALLRTESRGAHTREDYPARDDKNWLNRTLASWPVGADEPEFNYEPVGPLDLPPGDRGYGGGQMIDMDLSLEAYNAKVDAEQKALGKQDTSEPIGVSLPKEAWREESPYKDAK; this comes from the coding sequence ATGAGAACCTTAATCAGTGATGTTCTGGTCATCGGTGCCGGTCTGGCAGGAGAACGAGCTGCTATTGCCAGCGCGCAGGCTGGTTTGGATGTAACCATGCTTTCCCTTGTCCCACCTCGAAGAAGTCATTCATCTGCAGCCCAGGGCGGCATGCAAGCCTCGCTGGGAAATTCAGCAAAAGGTAAGGGTGACAACCCAACTGTTCATTGGCTGGATACTGTTAAGGGCTCTGATTGGGGCGCCGATCAGGAAGTTGCCCGCATATTTGCTGATAATGCCCCCATAGCCATGCGCGAAATGGCTCATTTTGGTGTGCCCTGGAATCGTGTTGAAGGCGGTCCCCGTGAAGTTTACATCAAAGGCAAAAAAACGACTATTGTTGAAGATCATGATAAAGAAGGACTGATCACTGCCCGCGATTTTGGTGGTACAGCCAAGTGGAGAACTTGTTATACGGCTGATGGAACGGGACACACCGTACTTTATGCCATGGACAATTTAGCGGTTCAGCTGGATATCACCATCCACGATAGAATGGAAGCACTTAGCCTTATCCATGAAGACGGTGCCTGTATTGGAGCCGTTGTTCGCTCACTCAGGGATGGAGAGATTATAAACTATCTGGCCAAAGCGACTGTCATTGCCACAGGCGGCTATGGAAGACTCTATGGTGAATCCACCAATGCCATCATTAATGAAGGTACGGGATCAGCCATAGCCCTGCAAACTGGTCTGGTTCCCCTGGGAAATATGGAAGCTGTTCAATTTCATCCAACTGGTATCGTGCCAACAGATATTCTGGTCACTGAGGGTTGTCGTGGTGACGGGGGTCTCCTGCTGGATGTGGATGAATATCGTTTTATGCCTGAATATGAGCCAGAAAAACAAGAATTAGCCTCACGCGATGTTGTCTCTCGCAGGATGAAGCAACACATCCTCAAGGGTAAAGGCGTTCAATCATCGTATGGTGAACACCTCTGGCTGGATTTGCGTCATCTTGGTGAAGAACATCTCACCACCAAGCTCCGGGAAGTCTACGATATTTGCATGTACTTCATCGGAGTCAACCCTATTAAAGAGCTTATACCGGTACGTCCAACCCAGCACTATTCCATGGGTGGAATTCGTGTTAACAAGGATGGTATGGCCTATGGCATGAAAGGCTTATTCGCTTTGGGCGAAGTGGCTTGCTGGGATATGCATGGTTTTAACCGTCTAGGTGGCAACTCCCTGGCTGAAACAGTGGTTGCTGGTATGGTAGTGGGTGAAAAAATCGCAAATTTTGCCAAATCGGCTGAATTGAACGCAAATATCTCTCTGGGAGAGAAATTCGCCAAGGAACAGACTGACCTTATTGAGCATCTGCTAACCAACTCTGGTGAGGAAGACGTCTATGCCCTCCGAGATGAAATTGCTGAGTTGCTTAAAGATCATGTTCATATTTTCAGAACTGGTGAGGGCCTTGAAAAAGCAGTTAACGGTCTAAAGGAAATTTTAGGTCGAGTGGACAATGTGAAGGTCAAGGCCAGTGCCCCTGGTATGAACCCTGCATTATCACAAGCACTCCGGATCAAAGGGATGGCACAACAGGCCTATATCATTGCCAAGGGAGCCCTGCTGCGCACTGAATCCAGGGGAGCCCATACCCGTGAAGATTATCCTGCCAGAGATGACAAAAACTGGCTGAATCGCACACTTGCCAGCTGGCCAGTGGGTGCAGATGAGCCTGAATTTAATTATGAACCTGTAGGCCCTCTTGATCTGCCTCCTGGTGATCGAGGATATGGTGGGGGACAAATGATCGATATGGATTTGAGTCTTGAAGCATACAACGCCAAAGTCGATGCCGAGCAAAAAGCGCTGGGAAAACAAGATACAAGTGAACCGATTGGAGTTAGCCTTCCAAAGGAAGCCTGGCGTGAAGAATCACCCTATAAGGATGCAAAATAA
- a CDS encoding DUF5009 domain-containing protein, with protein MKDRMISLDVFRGLTVGLMILVNNPGSWSHIYGPLRHAKWHGWTPTDLVFPFFLFIVGVAMALSFGKRMEAGADVDALKKKVWSRGAIIIGLGLFLNGFPFNVPLNAQMAADFEFMDIFRRFLTLRYWGVLQRIGLSYLIGGLIILYFPKTMNRVLAVGALIFIYEFFMRVPLVDGWGAGSFELADNFIRYMDMLLFGEAHLYGGTGVPFDPEGFLSTLPAVATLMSGFWLGEYLRKPIDHQEKLSTLSVIGIMLFFAGSLLGLIEPINKQLWTVSYVITMDGLAIMMIVISSYLIDVKKLVSWTKPAIVFGSNALVVFVGSGIIGRLMYMLKTTSASGEIISIKTALYSGFYVPLAGELNGSLLFALTNIAFWLAILWYLYSKKIFVKI; from the coding sequence ATGAAAGATCGTATGATATCTCTGGATGTATTCCGAGGGTTGACTGTTGGGTTGATGATACTGGTCAATAACCCTGGAAGCTGGTCGCACATTTATGGACCACTCCGTCATGCAAAGTGGCATGGCTGGACACCCACAGATCTGGTCTTTCCATTCTTTCTATTTATAGTTGGTGTTGCCATGGCTCTCAGTTTTGGGAAGCGCATGGAGGCCGGTGCAGATGTGGATGCCCTCAAGAAAAAGGTGTGGTCGCGGGGCGCTATTATCATTGGCCTGGGACTCTTCTTGAATGGCTTCCCCTTTAATGTCCCCCTCAATGCCCAAATGGCTGCGGATTTCGAGTTCATGGATATTTTTCGTCGCTTCCTGACACTGCGATACTGGGGTGTATTACAGAGGATCGGTTTGAGTTATCTCATTGGTGGATTGATCATCCTCTACTTCCCAAAAACCATGAACAGAGTCCTTGCTGTAGGTGCTTTGATTTTTATTTATGAGTTTTTTATGCGAGTTCCTCTGGTAGATGGATGGGGAGCCGGTAGTTTTGAGTTGGCCGATAATTTTATTCGCTATATGGATATGCTTCTTTTTGGTGAAGCTCACTTGTATGGCGGCACGGGTGTCCCCTTTGATCCTGAAGGTTTCTTGTCCACCCTGCCTGCGGTTGCCACGCTTATGAGTGGTTTCTGGCTGGGTGAATATTTGCGCAAGCCCATTGATCACCAGGAAAAGCTCAGCACTTTAAGTGTTATCGGGATCATGTTATTCTTTGCAGGTTCCCTCCTCGGTCTGATTGAGCCCATCAACAAACAACTCTGGACCGTTTCCTATGTCATCACCATGGATGGTCTGGCCATCATGATGATCGTTATTTCATCCTATCTCATTGATGTCAAGAAGTTGGTTTCCTGGACCAAACCTGCCATTGTTTTTGGAAGTAATGCTCTGGTTGTTTTCGTGGGCTCTGGAATTATTGGTCGCTTGATGTATATGCTGAAAACCACCAGTGCATCAGGTGAAATTATCTCGATTAAAACGGCACTCTATTCAGGTTTTTATGTGCCGCTGGCAGGGGAGCTCAATGGTTCTCTGCTTTTTGCCCTGACCAATATTGCCTTCTGGCTGGCCA